From the Leptospira andrefontaineae genome, the window TTGTGAAATGCCCCGGCTCTTTTATAGGCTGTGATCATCTCCTGGTAATTTCTAATCGACTGATCACGGGCCTCGATGAGGCCCGCGATTGAAAGCTTTTTTGCTATATTAACTTCCCGATTCATGGTTTACTTAAAGAACCCTTGCGCCTTAAGATTCTTGTCCCATTGGATAGAAAAGGATTTTACTGACCTGATCAGCTTAGGTCGATGAAGAAGGCCCACATCAGAATTCCATACGAGAATCTGCTTTATACTCAAAGCACCATCTTGCCGAAATTCGATTGGGTTCAATTCAAGGTATTTTTTCCCTTTTTCCTCTTCAAAAGAGACTTCGAAAACGATTTCAGGATCCCTCATCATATCCCCATTTTGTAAGTAATAATGTGCAACAGAGATCGTATGCAGCCCACGAGGCCCCTTCCCGACATGTTCGATAACGAGGTCCATGAAGCCATTTGCGCGAAGCTTGATGATTCCATTTCTTTTTAGGGCATCTATTCCCCCCGATTTTTCAATGCTTTGAAGTAAGTTTCTCATTTTATTTTCCTCGCGGTTTCGGTCGCGACCCGTAGCATAATGTAATTATGAAAAGTGTTGTATAAATTACAACACTTTTTTACTAAAACCAGAGGAAATATTTGCAATTAAACTACGGTGATGTTTAAGTTTATTTAAAAGTTTCCCAAATTTTCTCGCTCAAGCGCACTTGAGACATGTAATAGTCTGGATTATCGCGATCTCGGCCTAATGCTTTAATGATCCAGCTATAGCTGATGGGGTCTTCTGGAAATTTGTCGTTTATTATGCGGGCAAGGCCTCGAAATCCATGCACATCGACATGGTACTGAATATATGCAAGGTGATATGCCTTATCTAATTCTCGAAATTTTCTAGATTCCTCATGTGAGTTGATCTTCATTTCGTAGGCGTATGCTCCGTACTAACGCTTACAAACTGTGCACAAAATGTCACCACTATTTATCTTAGAAAAGCTGTCTTTTTGCGCGAACGTCCCGGTGAGCACTACGGGGAAAAATGGAATACTATACGGAAAAGTAGCATTAGTTAAGACTTAACTTTTCTTCCACTCCTCTGATTTCCAGAAAGAAATTGGCGCAACCTTCTCTAGTTCATACTGTAGTTTTTGCCTTTCGTTTTTGATATTGTTTTCCTTTTCTAAGAGAATCTTCCATCGGTTATACTTTTCTATTTTCTCTTGGAACCTTTTCTTTGGGACCTCTTCCGCCTTGAATCGTCTTTTATTTTGGAAATCAACCGAGTATTGCTTTAAAGTCGACATGTGGATCCCGGTTATTTTATGGATGGAAGATAGTGCGCCATGTTTTCCAATGGAGTCTTTGAATCTTTTGTAAACCATTGCACGCCGTTCGGAAGGCGAGACCTGTCTCCCTACTAGATTCAAGTGATAGATAAGACGCTGCTCGACTTCTTGTGGGAGTTCTTTTTGAAATCTAATGGTCGGGACCAATATGCCCTTTTCCGACGCGATAGTTCCCCGGTTTCTTCCCGAGATAATGGTATAATCCATCCGGAGATACACTGCATGGAGGATTCCGTTTAGTTCGATTGATTGCCTAAGTTCTTCCAATCCCTCTTTATCAAGATAGTCGAACGGGTGAGAATCGTCCTTCGGAAATACAAATTTATTCGGGTCCTCGTAGTAAAGTTTTGTTGGTGCATATTTTTTGAGTTCGCTATTTTCCATCTAGCAAGGCTTTCGTTTTGTAGGAGAAGATCAAGAATAAACATTGGTGGCAGTGCCGCCAAAATGAGGAAAAGAGAAACGCCCATTTCTGGAGCGCTCTCGTTGAAGCGATTTAAGAGGTAGGTGGAGTATCTTTGGAGAATAGAGATCCGGCGACACTTATCGCCTTTGCCGAAATGGATCCGAGATTTCCAAATTTTGCCCAGAGCAGTAGAGCAGTCGTTACTACAGAAACGGTTATGAACCAGATCTTTTCCATGAACACTTTCTTGCCGTATTCGTAAAATCCAACCATGGAGGCTTTGTCGCTCTCGCATTTGTTATAGGCCGCTTCGCCTTGCTTGAACTTTTCGGCTTGATCTCGGAATTTCTTTTCATACGAATAAAGAAGCTTTGCTTTCTCCAGATCACCTGCTTTTTCTGCTGCCTTTCCTTCTTTCTTTGCATCCTCCGCATACTGTTCGGATGTAGCCGCCTCCTTTTTAAAATCAGGAGGTTGAACCGAAGTGCAAAGAGCAAGTAGAAAGAGAAGGCTCAGTGTGGAAATTAGATACGCGTATGGTTTCTTCATGGATAGTTCCTTTAAGATTTTTTTGCTATTAACTTGGTTCGGAGTCCTGTGACGGAGGAGGGGGGATATTCTGTCCGACTTTGAATGGGAGATACCGGAACGCCCAACCTAATCGTCGGGCAATAAAAGGACCGATGGCTGCAGCAATCAGAACTATTCCAAACGAGAAATAGGCAGGCCCACCGACCCACGGAATCTGACTTGGAGTATTCCTCAAATATAGAAGCCCTTCAAACCCGCAGGATAGGAGACCGAGAATTAGGCAGAACCATACGAGCCTCCTTTCCCTACTCTTCGCCTCCTTCTCTTCTTTTGTTTCTCTCTGAGCTTTCTTTACCATTATGCGGCACTCCTGTTTAGTTTTTTGTAAATGCGATCGAATACCTCTTCCTGATCGTAGACGATATAGGGAAACCCTTCCCATGCTTTAGGCTTCTTCTCCCCTTCGGCATAAATCGGAACTATGTAAGAATTCCATTCGGAGTCTGCCCAACCGGAATAGAATACCGTACAACCCACCGAAGAGAGATCGACCGTTCCTTTTTTGGATCCGGAGGAATGTATGTTGATGCCATGTGCTTCGGATTGCTTATCAAGTTTATTCCACTTGAAATCCTTGTTCTTATCACGAAGCGCAAGGAATGTACCGCTTTGGATCAGGGCTTGATGTCCGTTATGATACCCAGGTTTGTGACGATATATTTTCTTGCTCTTGAGCGAAGAGATTACCCTCGCCTCGCCTTCGGGATTCAAATACTTAAGCTCCTGACTTTTCAGGATCCTTCCGGGATCGCAAGTGACTCGCCAAGAGTTCCAGGACTTTCCGCCGACTTCAATTTTCCAGAGCCGGTCGTTGTATTCGTTGAACGCGTCATTGTTTAGTCGGACGAATCCATCATCGTGGCAAGTAACTCCCCTAACCCCAATATTCACCGATTCGAAATTCCATTGGACTCCGAAATCTTCCTGAACGAGTCTTACTAGCTCACGAGAGAATATGGAGTAATCTATTTTCAGTTGGTTCATGTTGGGTGCCCTGTTCCTCCGTTTATAGCGCCGGGAATTTTATCAGCTAGCCGTTTAACGGATGTATCCAACTCATGAATCGAATCTTTGAGGTCGTCTTTAAGAGCTGTAATCGCCTCCTGGATCTCTTTCAATGCTTTTGATAGCTCATCTTGCCTTTGCTTTTGAGTTTCAATCCTCTCTTCAAGTAGACCTGCCTTTTCCTTGGCTGCGTATGCAATCGCGGAAATTCGATTTAGCTTGTTGAAAAGATGGATAAGAAAGAAGGCAACAGTCGCACCGAGCATACCGGCGACAGAAGTGAGAACCCAGATGATTATTTCGTCTCTAGCTGCTTGAGCCTCGGGGGTCATTGTAGAGCTCGCCTTCCCCTTGGGATGAGGATAGAAGTTACATATCCGCCGACGTTGAAAGATGCGCTTCCGGATGCCTTTAACTCTCTCCGATAATTTGATCTAAAGGAAAAATTGCCGGAATCTTTTTCATTTGCAATACCGTAAAGGGTTCCCCCGCCAGCAGTCGCTATTGCACTCGCATCATCGTAGGATCCGATA encodes:
- a CDS encoding DUF6908 domain-containing protein; the protein is MRNLLQSIEKSGGIDALKRNGIIKLRANGFMDLVIEHVGKGPRGLHTISVAHYYLQNGDMMRDPEIVFEVSFEEEKGKKYLELNPIEFRQDGALSIKQILVWNSDVGLLHRPKLIRSVKSFSIQWDKNLKAQGFFK
- a CDS encoding chromosome partitioning protein ParB → MEELRQSIELNGILHAVYLRMDYTIISGRNRGTIASEKGILVPTIRFQKELPQEVEQRLIYHLNLVGRQVSPSERRAMVYKRFKDSIGKHGALSSIHKITGIHMSTLKQYSVDFQNKRRFKAEEVPKKRFQEKIEKYNRWKILLEKENNIKNERQKLQYELEKVAPISFWKSEEWKKS